One region of Myxococcus fulvus genomic DNA includes:
- a CDS encoding phage holin family protein, which produces MGTPYFEEERVRDVRSTRSASGTEDRPLGALVSEFIEQGRHLVRAEFTLARTELKSEARKAAAGGGMLAAGAVVTLLGAMTLVAFLVIALANVMPLWASALLVTVVLLAVGVGVGVVGAKRLKTVHPPQKTLQTLKEDSQWASTTMRSAKSRMHGHA; this is translated from the coding sequence ATGGGAACTCCTTACTTTGAAGAAGAGCGCGTGCGCGACGTGCGGTCCACTCGCTCCGCGTCCGGGACGGAGGACCGCCCCCTGGGCGCCCTGGTCTCCGAGTTCATCGAGCAGGGGCGCCACCTGGTTCGCGCGGAATTCACGCTGGCTCGCACGGAGCTGAAGTCCGAGGCCAGGAAGGCCGCGGCGGGCGGTGGAATGCTCGCGGCGGGCGCCGTGGTCACCTTGCTGGGGGCCATGACGCTGGTGGCCTTCCTGGTCATCGCGCTGGCGAACGTGATGCCGCTGTGGGCCAGCGCGCTGCTCGTCACCGTGGTGCTGCTCGCCGTGGGCGTGGGCGTCGGCGTGGTCGGCGCGAAGCGACTCAAGACGGTCCACCCCCCACAGAAGACCCTACAGACCCTCAAGGAGGACAGCCAATGGGCGAGCACGACGATGCGCTCCGCGAAATCGCGGATGCACGGGCACGCATGA